The nucleotide sequence gatttgatagGTTAGATCTGGGCTAAATCTAGGTTAGATGGCAGATCTAGGCAAAAGCTTGGAAAGCCGTGTTAATGATGGAAGATGAAAGAGGTTGAAAAAGGTTGATGATTGATGGCAGAGGGCTCGTCGATGGCGAACAACAAAGAGGAGAAGATGGAGTAAGCCAACCAACAACGAGGAAATAGGAAACTAAAACGGAACAAGGAGATGGCCAACAGTCTATGATAGTTGAAGAAGCCGAATTGGTCGGTCGGAGAAAACGCAGGAATGATGGCAAGCCAGGAGATGGTCAACCGTGGCTATGAACCCTAGTTGTGGAGGATGATGAAAAACTACAGATCCAACAATTGAGATCTGTCAAAAGTTAACAgtttgttctctttgttgttttcaagtcgttttctgtttttagtttttcaaaacacccaaaatgcattttcttacctattttcaaaaatacattttccaaaatacaaaaattatacacaaaactcaaaacaacaaaaatgcgTTTTGGTCGTTTTCAACCAAAACCAACGAGTGAATCTAAAACACAGAAAACACCTATTCTCTTCCAcctctcttctcccttctctttctcttcaagcTCAATCGCCACCACCATGCACGCCATCGCCATCATTGCCATCCATTGCCACCGCTACTGCCATCACTTACCACTATTTTCCATGCCTAGATCCACCACCCCCAGCCGTGCCCAAATCTTCTTGCCACAGCCACTGCTTGCCATTGCCCTCCACGCCTAGATTAGTCATTGTCTGTCACTCTTAGATTTGTTGTCCACGCTTGCCACCGCCACTGCCACCACCTTCTGCCATTTCTTCACCACCTTCCACGTTATGTAATAtagttttttattaattttttcttttcaatcattttttaaaattttggataaatcaatattttgcaattttataatttataatttttttaatatttatgttgggGTAatctaaatatcaaaattaatgtcaaattttaatttgtagataaaaaaaattattatgaaattaatagttgagtcaaattaaaaattactttagaaagttttttgtaattttaatatattatatatgattaaattatcagttatttttaatattatattttaaattctttaaattaaatttataacttattaatcaatatttataatttactttgaattaaatttcttaaataaaatatcatagaataacattttaaaaatttgaaaagaaaaacgtgttttctaattttctattttaaaaaataattttttagattgacaaaaagaacgtatttttaaaaatttcaaaacagacattCTCAATccacaaaactgaaaataaattcaaaattaaaaactgaaataCGAAAAGAACACCACCTAATGGTTTGATCCAACAACTCTGATACTAATTTGTTAGAATTTATGATCGAAAACAAATCACTATCAAACcatcaaatacacaaataaacacaatattttaataaaaaaactcaaattacaaaaaatatagataaaagaaataaaatatcattatatgATATTACTAGGATAATAGTGATATAACTACAATAATTTAATAGTActaaatacttatttataaatttaacactcatatatatatatatatatatgaaattatattttgataaaaaatgaatCACGAAAATAAATCAAGATTTATAGATAAGtttaaatcataatcaaatttgaCATTCCAATcatagtaaaatttaaaatcaaaatcacaatcaaatttaaattcccAAACACAAATAtatcattatctttatttttcttttttcctcggTGAAAAGATTAGCCCGATTTCTCCCAGTCGACCTACAAGCTAGCAGCTGTTTAAACCTGCTTGAATTGAAAGAACACCAGTCAAGCACTTAATTAAGCCCTTTAGCTATATGGATAATCCTTGAGGCTTAACTTGTTTAGCTACATGTTATTTTAGATTAGTCATTAATTACTTGTTTACAAGATTCCATCGAAAGCTGAAAATTGCAACGTTTTattggccccgtttgttgcagcttaattaaagaaattatagcttctAGCTTTTTAGATTAtaacttctaaaacttagaataagttgtgaacctgtttgttgcaccttcttagaagttgtagttaaatagttgtggtgtttaatatcataagttgtaaaataacttatttttgtataattatccataatacccttagtagttatagaatgataatttaaaaattaattagtatatatatatatatataaaaattttaagtattataaaaaaattaattagagtatagagagagagaaagatggtgagagagaagaagagatctgaaaatggagatggcgatggagaaaaaaaatctatgattgcgtagacaagagggtaattctttgttaaaaataagggcaaaattgtcaaaaaaatataattatttaagcaaaAGTTGTAAAAACTAAGATATCCCATCTTTGAAAAAGCTAGCTTCTACCCCTTATAAAAGTTAatagaagctataagttagaatttcATAAGTtgaaacaaacactacatctcAACTTTTTTAAAACTAGAAActaaaagttacaacttttaaaGTGTAACAAACAGAGGAGGCCCATTAATTTTCTAACAACcaatttaatataaatgtaattaaagaataatactGAAAGGGTTGATAGTCACTAAACTCATTGGTAAGAGAAATACCCAGATCGGCTAAGCTGGATCATCAAGAATAATAGCTCGCAGACACAGCCTCCCATAGACGGCCCCATATGCATGCAAGAGGAAATATTTGAATCTTCTCGtcattagtttaatttactTGCTATCTTCCATAATACACTTTCATGCCTTGATGTAATCTTCCTCAAGGTTGCAGGATAGACATTGATATgcgcttgcttgcttgcttgtatatatatatatatatatagatacaccAAAACAGATGCCAATaaactccaaatcttatttctttaatattaatACATGCGGTAAGAGCTTGGCTAAGATACAAAGAAAGTTTAGAGGAATGCTAgttaattaactaattagatcttggtatcaaagccagaGGCTGAGCCTTGTTTGAAGGAGTTTCTCCTTGCTGATGCCAGGACGGTCTTGTCAGCCACTATGAAATATGCTGCTCCTGCCACTGCCAACGcaccaaaaattaatttcaccatTATTAACCAAGAGAAGaattataaaataagaaaaggatTACAAATGGGTAAATTGAGAAGTGAATaagtttataattaattaaattaaactaaattaaaccTGTGGAAATGATAAGAGCTTGGGCAGTGTGGTTCAGATTGGCTTTGGCCCATGGCAGCATCCTCACACTGGCTAACTGCGTGTCAAAAGCTTTTATTTTCAGTTAATTTAAACTTATAAGTGATTGATGATGATGTACATTTACCTACACAGACACACATATatgtaaaagaaagaaaggagaaatcGGCCTACAGTGGGAATAGCAGTTGCAATGGTAGCAACCGCAGCGGCCTTGGCTCCTGCGATAACGCCCTCTGCAGatgaaattaaaaagtaaaaaggtTAAGAGCACCactagatataaaaataattagtgtCAAGCACCACTAGATCTGATATCATGATGGCCTGCAAATCATGAATCTTGATCGTGTTAgagcttttctttttcatttatttattttcacttCTTTCTGTCAGTAGTAAAGTAGCTTTCTTTCTGTACAAAACCAAAATCGTCCTCAAgtataaaaaacaaataaagtgattatcttttaaaataaagCCTCTACGGTGCCATCATATTGAACCAT is from Diospyros lotus cultivar Yz01 chromosome 2, ASM1463336v1, whole genome shotgun sequence and encodes:
- the LOC127795219 gene encoding early nodulin-93-like, with the protein product MSKNVAQSPLERSSLSSLDQKLAMAKRCSHEGVIAGAKAAAVATIATAIPTLASVRMLPWAKANLNHTAQALIISTVAGAAYFIVADKTVLASARRNSFKQGSASGFDTKI